A window of the Nycticebus coucang isolate mNycCou1 chromosome 3, mNycCou1.pri, whole genome shotgun sequence genome harbors these coding sequences:
- the LOC128581009 gene encoding olfactory receptor 10H3 → MISSSMLKNSRVGTAPMPSQNYSTMSEFILFGFSAFPQQLLPAFFLLYLLMYLFTLLGNLLIMVTIWTEHRLHTPMYFFLCALSISEILFTVTITPRMLSDLLSTRRSISFVACANQMFFSFMFGFTHSFLLMIMGYDRYVAICHPLHYHVLMSSRDCARLVAWTWAGGSIMGMMVTLIVFHLSFCGFNVIYHFACHVLSLLKLTCGDKISSVTMGVILVCVTALIGCLFLIILSYVFIVAAILRIPSAEGRHKTFSTCVSHLTVVVVHYGFASIIYLKPKGFHSTYSDTLMATTYTVFTPFLSPIIFSLRNKELKNAIESFRRKFCSVNSLWPVWWW, encoded by the exons ATGATTTCCAGTTCTATGTTAAAGAACAGCAGAGTTG GCACAGCACCCATGCCTAGTCAGAACTATAGCACCATGTCTGAATTTATCCTCTTCGGCTTCTCGGCCTTCCCGCAGCAACTCCTGCCTGCCTTCTTTCTGCTGTACCTCTTGATGTACCTGTTCACATTGCTGGGGAACCTGCTCATCATGGTTACAATCTGGACTGAACACAGACTCCACACGCCCATGTACTTCTTCTTGTGTGCCCTCTCCATCTCTGAGATTCTGTTCACAGTCACCATCACCCCTCGCATGCTGTCTGATCTGCTCTCCACCCGTCGTTCCATCAGCTTTGTGGCCTGTGCCAACCAGATGTTCTTCTCCTTCATGTTCGGCTTCACCCACTCCTTCCTGCTCATGATTATGGGCTAcgaccgctatgtggccatctgccACCCGCTGCACTACCATGTGCTCATGAGCTCCCGTGACTGTGCCCGTCTTGTGGCCTGGACCTGGGCTGGTGGCTCCATCATGGGGATGATGGTGACATTGATAGTTTTCCACCTCAGCTTCTGTGGGTTTAATGTGATCTACCATTTTGCCTGCCATGTTCTTTCCCTCTTGAAGTTGACCTGTGGGGACAAGATATCTTCTGTCACCATGGGTGTGATCCTGGTATGTGTCACAGCCCTGATAGGCTGTCTGTTCCTCATCATCCTCTCCTATGTCTTCATCGTGGCTGCCATCTTGAGGATCCCCTCTGCTGAGGGCCGGCACAAGACCTTCTCCACATGTGTTTCCCATCTCACTGTGGTGGTTGTGCACTATGGCTTTGCTTCCATCATCTACCTCAAGCCCAAGGGCTTCCATTCTACATACAGTGACACCCTGATGGCCACCACCTACACAGTCTTCACTCCCTTCCTGAGCCCAATTATTTTCAGTCTAAGGAACAAGGAGCTGAAGAATGCCATAGAAAGCTTCCGCAGAAAATTCTGTTCTGTAAACTCCCTATGGCCAGTTTGGTGGTGGTGA
- the LOC128582212 gene encoding cytochrome P450 4F11-like: MPQLSLAWLGLGPVATSPWLLLLVVWSSWLLARILAWTYSFYDNCRRLRCFPQPPKLNWFWGHQGLISPTEESLRERIELVAIYPQGFKLWVGPILPLINLCHPDILRPVLNASAAITPKDNNFYGFLKPWLGDGLLLSGGDKWSQHRRMLTPAFHFNILKPYVKIFNRSVNIMHVKWQGLALEGRAHLDMFHHISLMTLDSLQKCIFGFDGNCQEKPSEYIATILELSSLVEKRNQQVLLFMDFLYYLTSDGRRFRKACRLVHDFTDAIIQERRCTLPSQGIDDFLQAKAKTKTLDFIDVLLLAKDEDGKELSDEDIRAEADTFMFEGHDTTASGLSWVLYNLARHPEYQERCRQEVQELLKDREPEEIEWDDLAQLPFLTMCIKESLRLHPPVPLVSRHCTQDIELPDGRVIPKGVICLINILGTHHNPTVWSDPEVYDPSRFDPDKVKERSPLAFIPFSAGPRNCIGQAFAMAEMKVVLALTLLRFRVLPDHAEPRRQPELILRAEGGLWLRVEPLKAGGQ; the protein is encoded by the exons ATGCCGCAGCTGAGCCTGGCCTGGCTGGGACTGGGGCCGGTAGCAACCTCCccgtggctgctgctgctggtggtcTGGTCCTCATGGCTCCTGGCCCGCATCCTGGCCTGGACCTACTCCTTCTACGACAACTGTCGCCGCCTCCGCTGTTTCCCACAACCTCCAAAACTAAACTGGTTTTGGGGTCACCAGGGCCTG ATTTCCCCCACAGAGGAGAGTTTGAGAGAAAGGATTGAGCTGGTGGCCATCTACCCCCAGGGCTTTAAACTCTGGGTGGGACCCATCCTCCCCCTCATCAATTTGTGTCACCCGGACATCCTGCGACCTGTCCTCAATGCCTCAG CTGCCATCACACCCAAGGATAACAATTTCTATGGCTTCCTGAAACCATGGCTGG GGGATGGGCTCCTGCTGAGTGGTGGTGACAAGTGGAGCCAACATCGTCGCATGCTGACACCTGCCTTCCATTTCAACATCCTGAAGCCCTATGTAAAGATTTTCAATAGGAGCGTAAACATAATGCAT GTCAAGTGGCAGGGCCTGGCTTTGGAGGGCAGGGCCCATCTGGACATGTTTCACCACATCAGCCTCATGACCTTGGACAGTCTGCAGAAATGCATCTTCGGCTTTGACGGCAATTGTCAGGA AAAGCCCAGTGAATATATTGCCACCATCTTGGAGCTCAGTTCACTTGTAGAAAAAAGGAACCAGCAGGTCCTCTTGTTCATGGACTTCCTGTACTATCTCACTTCTGATGGGCGGCGCTTCCGCAAGGCCTGTAGGCTGGTGCACGACTTCACAGACGCCATCATACAGGAGCGACGCTGCACCCTCCCCAGTCAGGGTATTGATGACTTCCTTCAGGCCAAAGCCAAGACCAAGACTTTGGACTTCATTGATGTGCTCCTGCTGGCCAAG GATGAAGATGGGAAGGAGTTGTCAGATGAGGACATAAGAGCAGAAGCTGACACCTTCATGTTTGAGG GCCATGATACCACAGCTAGTGGTCTCTCCTGGGTGCTGTATAACCTTGCAAGACACCCAGAATATCAGGAGCGCTGCCGGCAGGAGGTGCAAGAGCTTCTGAAGGACCGTGAGCCTGAAGAGATAGAATG GGACGACCTGGCCCAGCTGCCCTTCCTGACCATGTGCATTAAGGAGAGTCTGCGGCTGCATCCTCCAGTTCCATTGGTCTCCCGTCACTGTACCCAGGACATTGAGCTCCCAGATGGCCGAGTCATCCCCAAAG GTGTCATCTGCCTCATCAATATTTTAGGAACCCATCACAACCCAACTGTGTGGTCGGACCCAGAG GTCTATGACCCCTCCCGCTTTGACCCAGACAAAGTCAAGGAGAGGTCACCTCTGGCTTTTATCCCCTTTTCCGCAGGGCCCAG GAACTGCATCGGGCAGGCGTTCGCCATGGCCGAGATGAAGGTGGTCCTGGCGCTCACGCTGCTGCGCTTTCGCGTCTTGCCGGACCACGCGGAACCCCGCAGGCAGCCTGAGCTGATTCTGCGCGCGGAGGGCGGCCTTTGGCTGCGCGTAGAGCCGCTGAAGGCGGGCGGACAGTGA